The DNA sequence ttttcatttgagtatttgtttttaatgcatttgtatttttttttaagcacattgaattgcttctatgtatgaattgtgctatataaataaacgtgcttgCTTCCTGGCTACATACTTCGCAGATGATGGtaaagtatgtactgtttagtatatagtaaggTAGTATGTCAGTATTGGGACCTAAAGttttgctcataagtttgcataccctggcagaaattgtgaagttttggcactgattttgaaaatatcagaCTGacagatcatgcaaaaaaattttttctttttatttaaggatagtgatcatatgaagccatttattatcacatagttgtttgattCCTGTTGAAATCATAAtgttaacagaaatcacccaaatggctctgatcaaaagtttacatacccttgaatgtttggccttgttacagacacacaggtgaaaatggcaattaaaggtgaatttccaacACCTGTTGCTTtttcaattgcaattagtgtctgtgtataaatagccattgagtttgttagctctcacgtggatgcactgagcaggctagatactgagctatggggagcagaaagagacagtcaaaagacctgcgtaacaaagtaatggaactttataaagatggaaaaggatatcaaaagatatcaaaagccttgaaaatgccagtcagtgctgttcaatcacttattaaaaatacattcggggattgtttcaaggagcacaattcgacgatacttgaacaaaaatgagctgcatggtcgagttgccagaaagaaacctttactgcgccaatgccacaaaaaagcctagttacaatatgcctgacaacaccttgacacgcctcacagcctcttgaacactgtaatttggactgacgagaccaaaatagagctttattgtcacaaccataagtgctatgttcaGAAAGGGgttaacaaggcctatagtgaacagaataccatccccactgtgaagcatggtggtggcccactgatgttttgggggtgtgtgagctctaaaggcacggggaatcttgtgaaaatttatggcaagattaatgcagcatgttataaggaaatactggcagacaatttgcattcttctacacaaaagctgcgcatgggacgctcttggactttccggcatgacaataaccctaagcacaaggccaagttgaccctccagtggttacagcagaaaaaggtgaaggttctggagtggccataacagtctcctgaccttaatatcatcgagcaaCTCGATGAGAtatcaaacgtgcggttcaccaaagacaaccaaagactttgcatgaccaggAGGCATTTTGTCATTACTTTCCCTGGTCATCTTGAAACACAAAGAATCAAGGTTTTTTGTTCAATCGCAGGTATgtgaccattaaaataaatgtaaagtagcCTACAGGTTGACAAGCCTCTGTATTAACGTAATCGTCTTTTTCATGCTTCCCCAATGTTATAGGCGCAATGGACAGTACCCATGTGCATGCCAGTCACCATCTGGACCTGAGGATGCAGACTATGTCAATTGAAAATCTTTCCATAGCCCAAACGTACAGGCACCTGCTGGGGGCATCTGTCTACATACTGTCAGGCACAATAGTAGTAATTGGATTTGGATAAaatgtgcacatctgtgaaaataGATCAAATCCGTTTTGATGTCAACACTTCTGTGGATTTAAATCCTGTTACCTTTGCATTTGCTCACAGAAATTTACATTTCAATGTCTGCCTCATACAAAGTAGTAACTGTGCTGTACAGagataatgtttcactttacctTATCAGCACagataaatcagaaaaaatCTGGTATTTCCTTTCCTAACCAAGTATGTCATTGCACAAACATGTAGCTGCTGGAGGCCTACGCAAAACCAGATTTGAAACCTCACACAATGTCAGACCCGAAGTTACAAATATAATTCTGGAATGTGAGAAATGCTCGGAACTGGAATAATTTGGAACTggaattaacattttgaaagacaccaCTGCATCTAATCTTCTTAGTCTTGCTGAGCAATTAAAAAGGAAGGCTCTGCCAAGCAAAGTGTGCCACATCATTCTATGTCACGATACCCTCTATCTGCTGTCAGTTGATCTGCGATGGAAGTTGCGTGATATCCAATATCGAAGCTGTTGCCACATTCTTTTTTGGCTATTCTGTTGGCCCGTTTTGATGTAATCGCAGAGAATTAATATTGGCCAAGGGTTACTAGGTCAGAAAGGCTTCAATCCTCACCAAATTAGGCTAATTAACAGTAAATGCATTGTAGTTATGTCAGTTATGTAAGGTAGCCTACAACATAATTTTAATTGATCATAAATCAGATATCATCTGGCCTGatattcatttattaaaaagataaaattaaacaataagTAGGCTAGTATGACTTACACATTTAATCTGTCAGCAATACAGCTATGTCTTTCGCCTTGTCAGTTGCGGCAGTATTGCCCTTTTTAGTGATGTCTCCTTACAATTCTTTATGAAGTCCCTTCAGCAAGGTTTGTTTCCGCTGTTGAGAAGAACACTGCTCTAGTTTTTGCTTCTTTTTTGCGATGTAGTATCTTCATTTCGATAATCGCTTTTTCTGGACAGCTTATGGACTCTGTGCGCGTACACAATGCAAGCTTGTTCAAGCCTGGTTTGAGTTAACGTTGACAAGACAGAGCTAGATTGTTGTTCATGGAACGACTTGAGCCTTAAGTGGAAGTTGGTGTTCACTCAAGCTGGGCTTTTTCAATCAGGTGCAGATTTCATTAGCGGCATTGACGGAATGCCCCCCCAGAAACCTCTCTCTCAGAGCTAAGGATCTGGGACACATTCTGTACTTGGTTGCTGGATATGTTAAGCCTAAGAAAAAGCTGCATGAATGCCCTTCCCCTcctgaaaaataaacataaaatccCTAAACTGATAGTTGTGTTTGCTTATGTTTGCAATAGATTTGTTTTGAGAGAAAGAACTATGTCATCTACAAGCAGCAGTGGAGCAGCAGCTCAAGAAACTTTGAGGGGATAAAGGCCGGTGGTGGATCTTGCGGAAATGTCTGAATAAATAGCTACAAAAACATAGACTTCAGAAACACCTGAATCCACTCCACTTATTAATATATGAATATGTTTGAATGAAAATGTAGTGGTGTATGTTAAGTTTGTGCTGAGGTTATCGTAAGGACCCTGTACTTACCACATACCACGTCTGAGATTGCTGTTCCATCCGTTTTTGTGATTAATGCAGGCTCACATCTGAAAAACATAATTGGGgttcaaatatatattatgtttacaAGGCAGTTTATGAAAATAACAGATGACAAAAAGTATGGAAAACAGGTAAATAACCCCCAAAAAGCGAATCAGTCAAATAAACCAACAATTAGGTTAATGGTGGCTACAATTAAAATTGTTAAAATTACACGTTAACATGCATCTCGTTTTAATGCTTGGAATGAGTACTCACTTTGTCCATGGCTTGCACTTACTCTCTGCAGAGCTGCCACTGGAGAAGGTATTTGCAGGACAGGCCCGACACACTGTATCTTGGATGTGGTCACCTGAGAACATTTACAGTGTATCAATGACCACAAAACTTAATGAAGAAGACCATCATTCAATATGTAGAAGGCTCCCTAACGTAGAATTCTGTTGGCTCAATATCCATAAGTCCTATCCTCCTCGGTTAATGTTGCCAGCTTAGTAAAACATCAATGATCATTAACGGTTTGTCCTAATATATGGCCTGGAATCTGTTTCCTGTCTTAATTCTGGGCTGCATTCTCGACAAGAACATTTATCTCAGTTTGACAGTGTCAAAGAATGAACTTCTTTCGGTAATTTGTGTgctattacaaacaattaaacaCACTCTTCTAGTCATGGAAATAACATGGAATTGCATTGATGTCAGAGGTAGTAAACGTATGCTCTAGTGAGCTCATTTCCGGGGAAAGTAACAATGCTTAAACAAGTTTTTACAGTTATGAGTGCCAAGTGCTGATTGGTCAATTGTTatgtcaataatttttttttttaaaaggtcaTCTGTTGCTGAgtgtacttgttttttttttacctctggaGACTACGTCCTGCCCAGGTccacattgtgtgtgtggtacacaTGTCAGGCACTCTTTAGTGGAGCAGTAGTGTCCTGCCTTGCATCTGCATTCAATCCGGATAGTCTTGTTCCTATTGGCTATGACCTGAAAATTTTTATCTGTGACAGGAAGGAGATAAGAATTATTACAAACCAATAATGCAGATCAacagtaatgtatttttattacataAAATTCATCAAATGTCTTACTTTGATCACAGAATGGTTGTAGTTCGCATTTAGTCTTCTGTGTGAATACTGGCTGGTATTCACCTTCTTCGCAGGAAAGGCAAGTTGGTTCAAGACAACTTCTTTCGTTTAATGTCATCCTTGTCCCTATTAAGAAAATGTGGTTTTAACGTTATAGCAAATAGGGTAATTCAACGTTTTTCCCTAATGGGTAGGCTTGTAGTGGAAGTTCAGATATCGAATAATTATATCTTCCTTACCTGGCATACACATCTTACAACATGTGTTATCTTTCTCATACTGTGTTTCTGGATCACAGGAATAAACTACGGGAACaatctgtaaagaaaaaaataactcaACCACAAACGGCACGGAAAGTACCTAGTTTTACCATCTCAGACAAATTTTCACTTTCACTTTCGTATCCAGTACTGTACCCCCAACGTCACAAAGCCGATAATGCTACGGTAGCTAGTAAATTAACTACACAGTGAGGGATTATAGCTCGAAATATATACAGCTTTATATAATGCTTCTTAAATGAAACCGAAACTACGTTGTTGTATTCGTTCTATCAAACCCACCaacatgtatttgaaaataatgcgttcatataaatgtacagtacaccTATAGCTATGGATATCTGACGCATGAATGgtgaatacaaaatacaatagtATTATTATTCATAAACTAGGAGTATACTTACCGAAATCATGACGAAAAACGTAACCACTTCCATCCTTTTCGCCTTGAAACAACGAGACGTTTTCGAAACTTCTCCGTTATTTGCTATAACTCAATCCGTAGCTACAGTACCGCCTAGTACTACACTCAACCTAGTATAACACTGCCAAAACGAGTCCATCAACAGTGAGCGAGACTGTGGCTTAAAGTGGGTCTATGCTATCTATATAAGGCTATATTAGggatttttttccaaaacacacGTGGTCACTTCTTGTAAAGACCCAGCTCTCtcggggggagaggggaggggcaaAATACACTTCTGACGCTTCACATTAGATTACATTCGATTAGatacaactttattgtcattgaacatgtacagtacaaagaaatgcagttagaATTTAACCTGACGTGCAAATAGAAgattgcagaaaatgtacaagtgaaacaattaagaaccATACATGTTATAGGTGGGATCTATAAATGtacgaatgtctcttactgattgactccctcttgttaaatagcttagtggttagagatgcggactgcCATGCAATGGACCTATGTTTGAGCTTCGCCATAGTCagaacaaattatgcattaagacatgttcaggatagacaaaatcttcactggctacaacattTTGTGGcaatgttatagtaagcctaaaatattttattttacattgttgtgccatgaaatgaaatagctttgccagtgtaaagttcatctccagcaattgctcaaatcttatgattttcaaagtagtaagttagtagataccagtaagcctattactggcttataagctGTTGAaatgtccagtggcaaaagccatacaattcatagacgctatttgtggtggatacaaacttaataagaaatgtcagTTTAACATGCTTACttgtgtctagcgaaatattcaaattgtaaaaaacgatctaatgttgagacacaaTACGACACTCAGCACAAGTATAGCTTAGTGGCGTAACGGTTAAAGATACCGTCTgtcacatgggagacccaggtttgaattcagtgagagcaacaacatCTATCCCTTTTGATCGCGGGCCAGCTGAAATAGGCTTGCCTGTTTCTTTTCAAGTTTAAATGTATGCCCTATTTTCTTGGTTAACCTTATTGGACAAGAAATAAACCTTTGATTGAAGGAACCAACCAAAAGGAAAGATTTTCTCAAAGAATACACTAAAACATGTGTAGCAAGCATCATGGGGGTTTGCAGAAAAGATTAAAAAAGCCAGATGAAATTAGCAGAAAAAGAGACTGGAACACATGGGTCAGTTATTGCAGGTTTATACAGCTGTGTtcatatgtttgcataccctggcagaaattgtaaaattTTGACAATGATTTACAAAATATGACTGACCATGCAAAaaaaaggatagtgatcatatgaagccatttattatcacagttggtTGATTCCTGTTGAAATCATAATGTtaaaagaaatcacccaaatggctctgatcaaaagtttacatacccttgaatgtttggccttgttacagacacacaaggtgagacatacaggtgaaaatggcaaataaaggtgaatttcacaCACCTggggctttttaaattgctattagtgtctgtgtataaatagtcagtgagtttgttagctttcacatggctgcactgagcagactagacactgagccatggggagcagaaaataactgtcaaaagacctgcataacaaggtaacaGAACTttgtaaagatggaaaaggatataaacagatatccaaaaccttgcaaatgccagtcagtcaCTAATTAAgaagtgggacattttgggatctcttgatactaagccaaggtcaggtatactaagaaagatttcagccaaaactgccagaagaatgaggtcctggtccacacctgcggattacctggtttgggggaccgttgctgttcctgtccttgtccacctggtcatacttctgacctagtctaaaatcaaatatactctggatttagccaagagaaatgtatttattattccaattggactcttaatatctcacccggcacagccagaagaggactggtcacccctctgagcctgggtcctctctaggtttcttcctaaaattcgaccttcttagggagtttttcctagccactgaaattcaacactgctgttgtttgctccttggggtttaaggccgggtgtctctgtaaagcactttgtgacaactgctgttgtaaaaagcgctttataaataaattttgattgattgattgattggttcgggatacaaagaaaaacccacaagtaacctcaggagaaatacaggctgctctggaaaaagacggagtggttgtttcaagaagcacaatacgacgatacttgaacaacaattagctgcatggtcgagttgcgagaaagaagcctttactgcgccaattccataaaaaagcttggttacaatatgcccgacaacaccttgacacgcctcacaaaTAGGgctaaaatagagctttatggtcacaaccatgagcgctatgtttggagaggggtcaacaaggcctatagtgaacagaataccatcagaatacccactgtgaagcatggtggggtctgactgatgttttgggggggggggtatgagctctaaaggcacggggaatcttgtgaaaatgtatggcaagattaatgcagcatgttactggcagacaatttgcattcttctgaacGAAAGCTACGCTTGGGACACTCtttgactttccagcacgacaatgaccctaaggacaaggccaagttgaccctccaatggttacagcagaaaaagggaaggttctggagtggccttaatatcatcaagacCCTCTGGGGAGacctcaaacatgcggttcatgcaagatgaccaaagactttgcatgaactggaggcattttgccaagatgaatgggcagctataccacctgcaagaattcggggcctcattgacaactattacaaaagactgcacactgtcattgattaagagggcaatacacagtattaagaactaagggtatgtagacttttgaacaggggtcagttcatttatttctgtgaagtcatgtttggttttatgattgtgcgATTCTGTTAtggcctacagttgaatgtgaatcccataagaaataaaatacgtgttttgcctgttcactcatgctttctttacaaatggtacatatattaccaattctccaagggtacaGAAACTCCCGCAGCTGACAGTCAGCCAATCATACTGA is a window from the Esox lucius isolate fEsoLuc1 chromosome 12, fEsoLuc1.pri, whole genome shotgun sequence genome containing:
- the cd40 gene encoding tumor necrosis factor receptor superfamily member 5 precursor (The RefSeq protein has 3 substitutions, 1 non-frameshifting indel compared to this genomic sequence); amino-acid sequence: MEVVTFFVMISIVPVVYSCDPETQYEKDNTCCKMCMPGTRMTLNERSCLEPTCLSCEEGEYQPEFTQKTKCELQPFCDQNKNFQVIANRNKTIRIECRCKAGHYCSTKECLTCVPHTQCGPGQEVVSRGDHIQDTVCRACPANTFSSGSSAESKCKPWTECEPALITKTDGTAISDVVCEQAPISSGVIVGAVIAVIIPLVLFIIWKYKGRLGDAFHKAMGCCMVCLRSNCLPGQPEHKEGRKKEVFEKQLEQNEALIQVGELQPQHPCPQTPVEDDVNDSQAESYTVAQDMTENGHVVAQEEGKAHHTSVCDSQMSVVISL